In the genome of Colletotrichum lupini chromosome 8, complete sequence, one region contains:
- a CDS encoding HMG box protein, translated as MALTFNPGNIVARDIDPTHVHPEILKIVTEILDLRLNTFESTIAVSARDYFAFGEEGRLFMALQMGRILGQPVMWVKDGMHSSVDRWVLGPCERFIAGPHMIVSVNGIAVVVPRPPPQLLEEAPGATTQFVNAPERRVKITRPPNAFILYRSDYQAQIKQMNPQLQNNDISGILGKAWNNESHEVRERYKALAKAYKERHNKMHPDYRYTPRKPSEKRQMEIKDRRSKKRSITTIFATTSCREGAPSSAALGRVCLVFPQSHVPARAEKVEKTPTLDVWARTKQTCRSKATSWSFTCSTHKMGEFRTHHWAETVATLLMGFKQRVSYFKQSKTRKDRAIRVVAAEESDV; from the exons ATGGCGTTGACATTCAACCCTGGCAACATCGTTGCTCGTGACATTGATCCTACCCATGTGCACCCTGAGATCCTAAAGATTGTGACAGAGATCTTGGACCTTCGCCTCAACACATTCGAGTCCACCATAGCTGTCTCTGCAAGAGATTACTTTGCTTTTGGCGAGGAGGGTCGGCTCTTCATGGCATTGCAGATGGG GCGCATATTGGGCCAGCCCGTCATGTGGGTCAAGGACGGAATGCATTCTAGCGTTGATAGATGGGTTCTTGGGCCTTGTGAGAGGTTCATTGCCGGTCCACACATGATTGTCTCCGTCAACGGTATTGCTGTCGTCGTCCCTCGACCACCACCACAACTCCTCGAGGAAGCACCCGGTGCAACCACCCAGTTCGTCAACGCTCCTGAACGAAGAGTCAAGATCACACGACCTCCCAACGCCTTCATCCTCTACCGCAGCGACTACCAAGCCCAAATCAAACAGATGAACCCTCAACTCCAGAACAATGATATCT CCGGAATCCTAGGAAAAGCTTGGAATAATGAGTCTCATGAAGTCCGCGAAAGATACAAGGCTCTCGCGAAAGCCTACAAGGAGCGCCACAACAAGATGCACCCTGACTATCGGTACACGCCACGCAAGCCTTCCGAGAAGCGTC AGATGGAGATCAAGGATCGTAGGAGCAAGAAGCGATCCATCACAAC AATTTTCGCGACTACAAGTTGCCGCGAAGGAGCACCTTCGTCTGCTGCCTTAGGCCGAGTATGCCTCGTCTTCCCTCAGAGCCATGTCCCAGCTCGCGCCGAGAAAGTCGAAAAAACACCAACACTTGATGTTTGGGCCAGAACTAAGCAGACATGCC GCTCCAAAGCCACTTCGTGGAGTTTTACCTGCTCTACTCACAAGATGGGCGAATTCCGGACGCATCATTGGGCGGAGACGGTGGCGACGCTCTTGATGGGGTTCAAGCAAAGAGTGAGCTACTTCAAGCAGAGCAAGACTCGAAAGGATAGAGCAATTCGCGTCGTCGCTGCCGAAGAATCGGATGTCTAA
- a CDS encoding DNA lyase produces MGLRIVTWNVNGIRNPFGYQPWSTQRTFQAMFETLEADIVVMQETKIQRKDLKDDMVLVPGWDVFFSLPKYKKGYSGVAIYTRNATCCPIRAEEGITGVLPVPNSTTSFRDLPEDQQIGGYPRASQLSSEVDEATLDSEGRCVILEFPAFVLIGTYSPATRDSSRDDFRLGYLGALDARVRNLVAAGKQVILTGDLNVIREEMDTCNLRETLRKEGMTVEEWMQGPSRRFINQLVVGGQVVGERDEGKEKPVLHDLTRIFHPTRQSMFTCWDTKRNTRPANNGSRIDYILCSSGIKDWFTDSNIQEGLMGSDHCPVFAVMNDVVTTDGKESPVLDVINPSGMFHDGKRLREWSQKDLLPLSAKLIPEFDRRRNIRDMFMKKPIPKPAPSPGSTPLELHSLPTEDGGDYPVTTQETQDPEASQATTTTEDMPAASQASMQSNTARSPPPKSTLSSSQSTNPLVKRPAESAASAKRAPKKSKTNESDGKAQSTLIGFFKPKNPPQPPPTQSSPTQADAAKTNHPPSPFTKNKAASDGGAAAGPIRSLSGLSEAVGTVEQPGSNGGGKEPTPPSSSAKPFETATSEKVFDPIEVKESWSKFNLGKRVVPKCEHGEPCISFQTKKPGVNCGRSFFICARPLGKSGEKEKGTEWRCGTFIWSSDWKKSQSQAS; encoded by the exons ATGGGGTTGCGTATTGTGACATGGAATG TCAACGGCATCAG AAATCCGTTTGGGTACCAGCCATGGAGCACACAACGAACATTTCAG GCAATGTTCGAAACCCTCGAGGCGGACATTGTAGTCATGCAGGAGACGAAAATTCAACGCAAAGACCTCAAAGATGACATGGTACTAGTACCTGGTTGGGATGTATTCTTCAGCCTACCAAAGTACAAGAAGG GATATTCCGGTGTCGCGATATATACCCGGAACGCAACATGCTGCCCCATCCGCGCCGAAGAAGGCATCACAGGCGTCCTTCCAGTTCCAAACTCAACTACCAGCTTTCGCGACCTGCCTGAAGACCAGCAGATCGGCGGCTACCCGCGCGCGAGCCAGCTCTCCAGCGAAGTAGATGAGGCGACGCTCGACTCGGAAGGCCGGTGCGTCATCCTCGAGTTCCCGGCCTTTGTGCTCATCGGCACCTACAGCCCCGCCACCCGCGACTCGTCTCGCGACGACTTCCGACTGGGTTACCTCGGCGCCCTCGATGCACGCGTGAGGAATCTTGTCGCGGCCGGGAAGCAGGTCATCTTGACGGGTGACCTCAACGTCATTCGCGAGGAGATGGACACCTGCAACCTCAGGGAGACGCTCCGCAAGGAGGGCATGACTGTGGAAGAGTGGATGCAGGGGCCAAGCCGTCGTTTCATCAACCAGCTTGTCGTCGGTGGCCAGGTCGTCGGTGAACGCGACGAAGGAAAGGAGAAGCCCGTCCTCCATGACTTGACGCGCATCTTCCACCCCACCAGGCAGAGCATGTTCACTTGCTGGGACACAAAGAGGAATACCCGCCCAGCGAACAACGGCAGCCGGATAGACTATATCCTATGTTCGTCGGGCATCAAGGACTGGTTCACGGACTCAAATATTCAGGAGGGGCTGATGGGATCGGACCACTGCCCCGTATTCGCAGTCATGAATGACGTCGTCACAACGGACGGTAAGGAGTCACCCGTACTCGACGTGATCAACCCCAGTGGTATGTTCCACGACGGTAAACGGCTGAGGGAATGGTCACAAAAGGATCTTCTTCCCCTATCCGCGAAGCTCATCCCCGAGTTCGACCGAAGACGCAACATCCGCGACATGTTCATGAAGAAGCCCATCCCAAAGCCCGCACCAAGCCCCGGATCGACTCCTCTCGAGTTACACAGTCTTCCAACCGAAGATGGTGGCGACTACCCCGTGACGACTCAAGAGACGCAAGACCCTGAAGCCTCGCAGGCAACCACGACGACCGAAGACATGCCCGCTGCCTCACAGGCATCCATGCAGTCCAACACGGCAAGGTCACCACCCCCCAAGTCGACACTCTCCTCGTCACAAAGCACCAACCCGCTCGTAAAACGACCAGCCGAATCGGCAGCATCAGCTAAACGAGCCCCCAAGAAGTCGAAAACCAACGAATCCGACGGTAAGGCCCAGAGCACCCTCATAGGCTTCTTCAAGCCAAAGAACCCGCCACAACCACCACCAACCCAGTCTTCGCCCACTCAAGCAGACGCGGCAAAGACCAATCATCCACCGTCGCCCTTCACCAAGAACAAAGCCGCAAGTGATggtggtgctgctgctggaccTATCCGTTCCCTATCGGGACTATCAGAAGCGGTGGGCACGGTAGAACAACCCGGCAGCAACGGCGGCGGCAAAGAACCCACGCCTCCTTCATCCTCCGCGAAGCCATTCGAGACGGCGACGTCGGAAAAGGTCTTTGACCCCATTGAAGTCAAGGAGTCTTGGTCAAAGTTCAACCTGGGAAAGAGGGTCGTGCCAAAGTGCGAGCACGGTGAGCCCTGCATCAGCTTCCAGACCAAGAAGCCGGGCGTCAACTGTG GCAGGTCGTTTTTCATCTGCGCCCGTCCTCTGGGGAAATCCGgagaaaaggaaaagggGACGGAGTGGAGGTGCGGTACTTTTATATGGAGCAGTGATTGGAAAAAGAGCCAGTCTCAAGCGTCGTAG
- a CDS encoding cytochrome c oxidase subunit VIa, with amino-acid sequence MQRQLLSAAARAARAPAVRSTVQRRFASTTENAFIKEREAAKHHAAQTTGLWRKISIYACIPALGLAAANAYVLWNEHWDHWSHMPPLEERVEYSYQNIRTKNYQWGNGDKTIFWNDNVNYHNPDKA; translated from the exons ATGCAGCGCCAGCTTCTCTCCGCCGCCGCGCGTGCCGCCCGCGCCCCGGCCGTCCGCTCCACCGTCCAGCGCCGCTTCGCCAGCACCACCGAGAACGCCTTCATCAAGGAGCGTGAGGCTGCCAAGCACCACGCCGCGCAAACCACCG GCCTCTGGCGCAAGATCTCCATCTA CGCCTGCATCCCCGCCCTCGGCCTCGCTGCCGCCAACGCCTACGTCCTCTGGAACGAGCACTGGGACCACTGGAGCCACATGCCCCCTCTGGAGGAGCGCGTCGAGTACTCTTACCAGAACATCCGCACCAAGAACTACCAATGGGGCAACGGTGACAAGACCATCTT CTGGAACGACAACGTCAACTACCACAACCCCGACAAGGCTTAA
- a CDS encoding trichothecene efflux pump yields the protein MAEPSTPESIYSKASSGKDDMVDDGVVRVVRNPQTQQASRGEAVINDDCWDFENMGSHLQVTHIGGTVRNVDRDALGTTISSESGRIWLLMLAQSLAITAAFLGWVAPGNTSSIGFLLLGRLSDLYGRRHFIVGTSLLGVVGCLLGSFALNAEMLIAANICNGMAAAAQLPLGVAVAELVPNKDRARTVAEAFSTAEQPLMPPKMFKNVQFASLVACATFSSMVFYALTVLWPFVIGKVFNKDSHTVAWSASLLPFGATLGIALTAVPSLRGERFRKQCMVASGVALALMAPLCTIWFDIRHGLIVLAGICASFALGHIVAVAITGVTLVWEPQDIGLASGVLGSMCSLGCAFARALVTLLLRKKLEEELTKSVTPVVLDAILPGPILKQLATTIREQATMNGKTNLTAFTSVSILSRFAITNAIQAGYSYSLRSIFLAIIPFSAILLIAACFVPNLDQFNTLKVARRLQGPDGNAPQNDEEAAEEPGLELSMLGRPVSAADVI from the exons ATGGCTGAACCTTCCACTCCAGAATCTAT ATACTCAAAAGCTTCATCGGGCAAGGACG ACATGGTCGACGACGGTGTAGTCAGGGTGGTCCGAAACCCGCAAACGCAACAAGCTTCTCGAGGAGAAGCCGTCATAAATGACGACTGCTGGGACTTCGAAAACATGGGAAGCCATCTCCAGGTAACACACATCGGTGGGACCGTCCGGAATGTGGACAGGGACGCTCTCGGCACTACCATCTCGTCAGAAAGTGGCAGAATCTGGCTATTGATGTTG GCCCAATCATTGGCCATCACAGCTGCGTTTCTGGGTTGGGTAGCACCCGGAAACACGAG CTCCATCGGATTTCTCCTCCTCGGTCGGCTTTCAGACCTGTACGGACGGAGGCACTTCATTGTCGGAACCTCCCTTCTGGGAGTCGTCGGCTGCCTCCTCGGCTCCTTTGCGCTCAACGCCGAGATGCTCATCGCCGCCAATATCTGCAACGGAATGGCTGCTGCCGCCCAGCTACCTCTTGGAGTTGCTGTAGCCGAACTCGTGCCGAACAAGGACAGAGCAAGAACAGTTGCCG AAGCATTTTCCACCGCCGAACAGCCTCTCATGCCTCCAAAGATGTTCAAGAATGTCCAGTTCGCAAGTCTCGTTGCTTGTGCAACTTTCTCCTCGATGGTTTTTTATGCCCTCACCGTCCTCTGGCCATTTGTTATCGGAAAGGTTTTCAACAAGGACTCGCACACGGTTGCTTGGTCTGCCTCATTGCTACCCTTTGGTGCCACACTCGGAATAGCCTTGACAGCTGTTCCGTCACTACGTGGTGAACGCTTCAGAAAACAGTGTATGGTAGCGTCAGGTGTTGCTCTGGCTCTCATGGCTCCATTATGCACAATATGGTTTGACATCCGCCATGGACTAATTGTTCTGGCGGGCATATGTGCGTCTTTTG CTCTTGGCCACATTGTTGCCGTTGCCATCACTGGTGTCACCCTTGTGTGGGAACCGCAAGATATCGGCCTCGCATCAGGAGTCCTCGGCTCAATGTGTAGCTTGGGCTGTGCCTTCGCAAGGGCATTAGTTACCTTGTTATTGAGGAAAAAGCTGGAGGAGGAGCTGACCAAGTCCGTCACGCCAGTTGTCTTGGACGCTATCCTGCCCGGCCCCATTTTGAAACAACTGGCCACCACCATCCGAGAGCAAGCAACAATGAACGGGAAAACCAACTTGACGGCGTTCACATCAGTGAGCATACTCTCCAGGTTTGCAATTACCAACGCAATTCAAGCCGGATACAGTTATTCGCTTCGATCGATCTTCCTTGCCATCATCCCTTTCTCCGCTATTCTCCTGATCGCCGCTTGCTTCGTTCCAAATCTGGACCAGTTCAATACTCTGAAAGTTGCAAGAAGATTGCAAGGCCCTGATGGAAACGCCCCACAGAATGATGAAGAAGCGGCCGAAGAACCAGGACTTGAGTTGTCGATGCTTGGTCGGCCTGTGTCAGCCGCAGATGTGATTTGA
- a CDS encoding RNA recognition domain-containing protein, translating to MPHPSLVKLDRNIWSPSLSPEAGVFNLYLPYSAQTPSQLVLTHIRRELPSQNRDEGSPSHRRTRNDDSLDILLQNYNNLLQKLEQAEPLVYKGALALLAITCRVMTSPHEGREQAIIDKAAPAHPATIEQVRALVHEAALASSVRLWPFIAKGGNRRGCSRLFATLVSEVMTSQKAGAGRASAHEAAPALSATIARALPCGLNLNPTISLSSGFLYLSEIHPPFASKYLHFSSHNNPYPQPIPIPISSFHCFLPTSLSHIQSHHSRSSQSSKPSFAKLTTSAYTFAMASMSDLLADPADRAMFMERLEQLGIQHDREQALRVAAMASQNAGQAGDRNGRKSTGKSSSSSEDGETGGGVRLTNEYLAGNPYGLLASLETAESSAQLNTSSLRGSPSRSSKDAAKALRPTSSATAAVGGSRSTIPETTASDVFTETASGSGKDPVVTALSYTLGQSNLQTSEIGANGMSQRNEYVGGSPSKGISSFVRNVADTSQFGFPTGSCIFVANLPEYKDDITLEAAVISEFDRFGVVFVKIRRDGSGMPYAFVQFNTKEDAENARIQGRGSLILGRPCRTETVRANRTYIIYRHDRVNMTVEEAQELLTPFGALDRINLLDKEIQEKLGLPVTVRVQFAVHDPSQQVLRAFRMNHTYRVESYDFKKAMQIRARMPHRPPMENNTAERDGRSIFMGDLPLGFTEDKIRNLMDQIGGVVAVHTQQCAYEDGPKQIAFVEFTNVSYARSAIERFNDSLVEDHIIRVQQRMDRRRRYGGFNGGGSNRAFQNNSYHGSVASTPARLSHVQQRLTSLAIEAAPSSEAAQGTLTVMPPSYPLNPRHGLMVGTQSLQAPQNGDYMQQNTQQSVQQNMQQNMQSIQTQTQMHPQINSNQGMQIQTQQPLNNQIVSQMQMQPGPMQQVQPAMHSPMHMQPMSNQMSTHMNNQIAQQSPMNAQPMGHNMNQQMIQQAPMNAQPMGQQISQPMAQGMPMQQTPVQYPMAPPPVPSQMGTPMHNNNNGMPYYAQGGPVQTPVQQSPVGFWGYGHGTPLWTPFTRDFAPHSSPAHHPQMPFTGLMQSEPVMSDVNQAFVTDGSDRSN from the exons ATGCCTCATCCCTCACTGGTGAAACTTGACCGCAATATTTGGTCACCTTCAT TATCGCCTGAGGCAGGAGTCTTCAACTTGTACCTGCCATATTC CGCACAAACTCCTTCTCAACTTGTTCTCACCCACATCAGACGAGAGCTGCCGTCCCAAAATCGCGATGAGGGCAGCCCATCTCATCGCCGCACAAGAAACGATGA CTCTCTCGATATTTTGCTTCAAAACTACAACAATCTGCTTCAAAAACTT GAGCAGGCAGAGCCCCTTGTTTACAAGGGTGCTCTCGCCCTCCTTGCAATCACCTGTCGGGTCATGACCTCACCTCACGAAGGGCGGGAGCAAGCTATCATCGACAAGGCTGCTCCTGCCCACCCTGCAACTATC GAACAGGTGAGAGCTCTCGTTCATGAGGCTGCTCTCGCCTCTTCTGTGAGATTATGGCCTTTCATCGCAAAGGGCGGGAACAGACGAGGCTGCTCTCGCCTTTTTGCAACTCTCGTGAGTGAGGTCATGACCTCACAGAAGGCGGGAGCAGGCCGGGCATCAGCCCATGAGGCTGCTCCCGCCCTCTCAGCAACTATTGCGAGAG CCTTGCCCTGTGGGTTGAATCTGAATCCCACGATCTCTCTATCCTCTGGATTCCTCTACCTCTCGGAAATTCACCCACCCTTTGCT TCAAAATATCTACACTTCTCTTCACACAACAACCCATACCCACAACCCATACCCATTCCCATCTCAAGCTTCCACTGCTTCTTGCCTACATCACTTTCTCATATCCAATCTCATCATTCTCGAAGCTCTCAATCCTCGAAACCGTCGTTTGCGAAATTAACAACTTCAGCATACACATTCGCGATGGCTTCAATGAGCGATCTCCTGGCTGACCCGGCTGACAGAGCCATGTTCATGGAGCGCCTTGAGCAGCTGGGAATCCAGCACGACCGTGAGCAGGCGCTCCGCGTTGCTGCGATGGCCTCGCAGAATGCTGGCCAGGCTGGCGACCGCAATGGTCGCAAGTCCACCGGaaagtcctcctcctcctcggaggATGGTGAGACTGGCGGCGGCGTCCGCCTTACCAACGAGTACCTCGCGGGTAACCCGTACGGCTTGCTCGCGTCTCTTGAGACAGCTGAGAGCTCGGCGCAGTTGAACACTTCTTCTCTGAGAGGCAGTCCTTC TCGTTCTTCCAAGGATGCCGCCAAGGCGCTGCGTCCTACTTCGTCCGCCACAGCCGCTGT GGGTGGCAGCCGCTCCACCATCCCTGAGACCACCGCTAGCGACGTCTTCACCGAGACCGCGTCTGGCTCAGGCAAGGATCCCGTGGTCACGGCCTTGTCTTACACCCTCGGTCAGAGCAACCTCCAGACCTCGGAGATTGGTGCCAATGGCATGTCTCAGCGCAATGAGTATGTCGGTGGCTCTCCCAGCAAGGGCATCTCTTCCTTCGTGCGCAATGTCGCCGATACCTCTCAGTTCGGCTTCCCTACTGGTTCTTGCATCTTCGTTGCCAA CCTCCCTGAGTACAAGGATGACATTACTCTCGAGGCCGCTGTGATCAGCGAGTTCGACCGCTTCGGCGTTGTCTTCGTCAAGATTCGTCGCGATGGAAGCGGCATGCCCTACGCCTTCGTTCAATTCAAT ACGAAGGAGGATGCCGAGAATGCCCGCATCCAGGGCAGAGGAAGCTTGATTCTTGGTCGCCCGTGCCGCACCGAGACTGTTCGCGCCAACC GCACCTACATCATCTACCGCCATGATCGAGTTAATATGACGGTTGAGGAGGCCCAGGAGCTCTTGACTCCATTCGGCGCCCTTGACAGAATCAACCTTTTGGACAAGGAGATTCAAGAGAAGCTCGGACTTCCGGTCACTGTTCGTGTCCAGTTCGCTGTTCATGATCCCTCTCAGCAGGTGCTTCGGGCTTTCCGCATGAACCACACATACAGGGTTGAGTCGTACGACTTCAAGAAGGCCATGCAGATCCGCGCTCGCATGCCTCACCGTCCTCCCATGGAGAACAACACTGCAGAGCGTGACGGCCGTTCCATCTTCATGGGTGATCTCCCCCTCGGTTTCACCGAGGACAAGATTCGCAACCTCATGGATCAAATTGGAGGTGTGGTTGCCGTTCATACCCAGCAGTGCGCTTACGAGG ACGGTCCCAAGCAGATTGCTTTTGTTGAGTTCACCAACGTCAGCTATGCCCGGTCTGCCATTGAGCGTTTC AATGACTCCCTCGTCGAGGACCACATCATCCGCGTTCAACAGCGTATGGATAGACGTCGTCGCTACGGCGGCTTcaacggcggcggcagcaacCGCGCCTTTCAGAACAACAGCTACCATGGCAGTGTCGCTTCTACTCCTGCTCGTCTTAGCCATGTTCAGCAGCGCCTGACCAGCCTGGCCATCGAGGCTGCTCCCTCCTCCGAGGCTGCCCAGGGCACCTTGACTGTCATGCCACCTAGCTATCCTCTCAACCCCAGACATGGCCTGATGGTTGGCACGCAGTCGCTGCAGGCTCCGCAGAATGGCGATTACATGCAGCAGAACACCCAGCAGAGCGTGCAGCAGAACATGCAGCAGAACATGCAGAGCATCCAGACTCAGACTCAGATGCACCCACAGATCAACAGCAACCAGGGCATGCAGATCCAGACTCAGCAGCCCTTGAACAACCAGATCGTTTCGCAGATGCAGATGCAGCCTGGCCCGATGCAGCAGGTTCAGCCTGCTATGCACTCTCCTATGCACATGCAGCCCATGAGCAACCAGATGAGCACCCATATGAACAACCAGATCGCTCAGCAGTCTCCCATGAATGCGCAGCCCATGGGTCACAACATGAACCAGCAGATGATTCAGCAGGCTCCCATGAACGCGCAGCCCATGGGTCAGCAGATCAGCCAGCCCATGGCCCAGGGAATGCCCATGCAGCAGACTCCGGTCCAGTACCCCATGGCCCCTCCCCCCGTTCCTTCTCAGATGGGAACTCCTATgcacaacaacaacaatggCATGCCGTACTACGCTCAGGGTGGCCCCGTCCAGACCCCTGTTCAGCAGTCTCCCGTTGGCTTCTGGGGCTACGGCCACGGCACTCCTCTCTGGACTCCGTTCACTCGCGATTTCGCGCCGCACTCTTCCCCGGCCCACCACCCTCAGATGCCCTTCACTGGTCTGATGCAGTCCGAGCCTGTCATGAGTGATGTCAACCAGGCCTTCGTCACTGACGGCTCCGACCGTTCCAACTAG
- a CDS encoding anaphase-promoting complex protein translates to MARYLTPAKIGLLALIELYTDEHVPATAIIPVLSFITSHLLDPDPQSFTNTASKDTRWRKAESTVSLVIGIKDFEKLLSAHSVVVGLPGRKLWDTFLAKLWGINSLDLLHDFFARQSQCLAKTKEELLRAAGGDETIAAQLLQEQQQKPGITLSRNSPLGQFVRRCQLEFTRLLFHDATQLWTGFVQYRQPTAGYLRKRNPSFGRLSFDNVLMTGEQSEWDLEGVAALTSVVYGDMVRNGTPAAVPVSTDDIELLLEFQIEQMQTFDFLHQYFDYTMQNRDRLFYQYALMNLAVLQADFGCYREAVAAMLETVSTARENRDMTCLNFALSWLFHFGRAHPDLVRDLEADSLLGTAKESLSYLRVKAKETGMWTLWASVLLSEAKLGLANGESVATSVELVVRSSHLIVERNMKNMFGAQLSILIALWDRLGLSQLSAMDCEIFLRCHARHSIFDDELKVTSRLASQLAARGKFDEALQKLEALDENALRSWKPSQYWYKYRGIIKLKRDLHHNNLDGAEQLLSQLLQSKKDDLEPDMAFVVDLLHIDCLTRRGDLQAAFNKVEDMLAAIRDDKRDISLRVRLMLIKVHLYDKCGRPQRGFTIAMRAASMAWRARLVSCLWQAIGAVANILTSLGEFDASVQLLTAVLPRSLECDSAALSGQLYSYLADANMGIAGTMAPQSAKRREYLTRATGAIQKAFDHYSSIGDITRQCEMMAKKATIMKVAGDKVLAADYAAAYVALRKEAAALAI, encoded by the exons ATGGCTCGATACCTCACGCCTGCCAAGATTGGCCTCCTCGCTCTCATCGAGCTGTACACGGACGAACATGTCCCCGCCACGGCAATCATCCCCGTGCTCTCCTTCATCACATCACATCTCCTCGACCCAGACCCTCAGTCCTTCACCAACACCGCCAGCAAGGACACGCGTTGGAGGAAAGCCGAGAGCACCGTCAGCCTCGTCATCGGCATCAAGGACTTTGAGAAGCTGCTGAGCGCCCACTCCGTCGTTGTCGGCCTGCCGGGGCGGAAGCTATGGGACACGTTCCTCGCCAAGCTGTGGGGGATCAACTCTCTCGATCTGCTCCACGACTTCTTCGCGCGCCAGTCGCAGTGTCTGGCCAAGACGAAGGAAGAGCTGCTGCGGGCGGCGGGCGGCGACGAGACCATTGCCGCGCAGCTGTTGCAGGAGCAGCAACAGAAGCCTGGGATCACACTGTCAAGAAACTCGCCGCTGGGTCAGTTTGTGCGGCGGTGCCAGCTCGAGTTCACAAGGCTGCTGTTCCACGATGCGACGCAGCTCTGGACGGGTTTCGTGCAGTATCGGCAGCCTACGGCGGGGTACCTCCGGAAGAGGAACCCTTCCTTTGGCCGGCTCAGCTTCGACAATGTTCTCATGACGGGCGAGCAATCGGAGTGGGACTTGGAGGGTGTTGCGGCGCTCACATCTGTCGTCTATGGCGATATGGTGAGGAACGGTACTCCTGCTGCTGTGCCGGTGAGCACAGACGACATTGAGCTTTTGCTGGAGTTCCAGATCGAGCAGATGCAGA CATTTGATTTCCTCCATCAATACTTTGACTACACGATGCAGAACCGAGACAGACTATTCTATCAATACGCCTTGATGAACCTGGCAGTTTTGCAAGCAGACTTTGGGTGCTACAGAGAAGCCGTCGCAGCCATGCTCGAAACCGTATCAACGGCCCGCGAGAACCGCGACATGACCTGCTTAAACTTTGCACTTAGCTGGCTTTTCCATTTTGGCAGAGCACACCCGGACCTTGTGAGAGACCTGGAGGCAGACAGTCTCCTCGGCACAGCCAAGGAGAGTCTTTCCTACCTGCGAGTCAAGGCGAAGGAGACGGGAATGTGGACATTGTGGGCGTCAGTGCTGCTCAGTGAAGCGAAGCTTGGCCTGGCAAACGGCGAGAGCGTGGCGACATCGGTCGAACTTGTGGTTCGCAGCTCTCACCTCATTGTCGAGCGGAACATGAAGAATATGTTTGGCGCCCAGCTGTCCATCCTGATTGCTCTGTGGGATAGGCTGGGGCTGTCGCAGCTCTCGGCCATGGACTGTGAGATTTTCTTACGGTGTCACGCGAGACATTCGATATTCGACGACGAGCTCAAGGTCACATCTCGTTTGGCGTCGCAGCTCGCGGCGAGAGGCAAGTTTGACGAGGCGTTGCAGAAACTGGAGGCCCTCGACGAGAACGCCCTGCGATCATGGAAACCGAGCCAATACTGGTACAAGTACCGGGGCATCATCAAACTGAAGCGGGACCTGCACCACAACAACCTCGACGGTGCAGAGCAGCTGCTCTCGCAGCTTTTGCAGTCCAAAAAGGACGACTTGGAACCGGACATGGCCTTTGTCGTCGACTTACTCCACATCGACTGCCTCACGCGGCGGGGTGACCTACAGGCGGCTTTCAACAAGGTCGAAGACATGCTGGCGGCGATTCGCGACGATAAGAGAGACATTTCGCTCCGCGTGCGGCTCATGCTGATCAAGGTTCACCTTTATGACAAGTGCGGGCGTCCGCAGCGGGGCTTCACCATCGCCATGCGCGCCGCGAGCATGGCATGGAGGGCGAGGCTGGTCTCCTGCCTGTGGCAGGCCATCGGCGCCGTTGCGAATATCCTGACGTCGCTGGGCGAGTTCGACGCCTCGGTGCAGCTCCTCACGGCCGTCCTGCCGCGGAGTCTCGAGTGCGATTCCGCAGCGCTGAGCGGGCAGCTGTACTCGTACCTAGCCGACGCCAACATGGGCATCGCGGGGACGATGGCACCGCAGTCGGCCAAGAGGCGGGAGTACCTGACCCGGGCTACGGGTGCCATACAAAAGGCGTTCGATCATTATTCGAGTATCGGGGATATCACAAGGCAGTGTGAGATGATGGCCAAGAAGGCAACCATCATGAAGGTTGCGGGGGATAAGGTGCTGGCAGCGGATTACGCGGCTGCGTATGTAGCCCTGCGCAAAGAGGCGGCAGCACTTGCGATATGA